A DNA window from Fragaria vesca subsp. vesca linkage group LG3, FraVesHawaii_1.0, whole genome shotgun sequence contains the following coding sequences:
- the LOC101314357 gene encoding G-type lectin S-receptor-like serine/threonine-protein kinase RKS1-like gives MRKNALFRTYIVAMFRRALFLFLLFQFCTSRDTIRGNEEQLKDVDGDYLLSRESKFELGFFSPGNSSYRYVGIWYSQTRATEKTVVWVANRNNPINDTSGVLTINRYGELVLYAYNLENDPIWFTNTSQSVKNVNTSTLSAQLLDTGNFVVFQDDNNDIFIWQSFDHPTDTLLPGMKLGVNWKTGLEWVLTSWKSQDDPGTGDSTFRLYPSQIGFPQFFMYKGLSKYWRADPGPTPNVVNNQEETYNFLNADAITRTIVTDSAVKRLTWDDGNLQWKEDLSAPKSRCDWYGRCGANSKCSPDNVNQFECECLPGYEPKSISDWNQKNGSGGCVNNRVGLFKCGDGDGFVKVERVKYPDTLIAALSKSGMSAKECRHECLRNCSCTAYLSTENEGLDGCFTWYDDLMDILGYTEVGRDLYVRVNATVLAAYVGKSQGFLERKGMLAIPILSAVLALGEALDETQRHPELQFFDLDTIIAATDHFSRINELGHGGFGSVYKGKLPNEQNVAVKRLSKTSGQGIEEFKNEVALIARLQHRNLVKLLGCYHTRRWVLDWERRFEIINGIARGILYLHQDSRLRIIHRDLKPSNVLLDAEMNPKISDFGMARIFHGNQLQDKTSRIVGTYGYMSPEYAVFGRFSMKSDVFSFGIIMLEIVSGQKINGSGLEDPSMNLIGHVWELWNEGRALDIVDSTLKSYQSDEVIRCIQVALLCVQEDSKDRPPMSAVVFMLSGEASRPSPKQPAFVYRKYSDADDDPLLSNDLTVTIMEAR, from the exons ATGAGAAAAAATGCCCTGTTTCGCACCTACATAGTTGCAATGTTTCGCAGAGCTCTGTTTCTCTTCCTCCTCTTTCAGTTCTGCACTTCCAGGGACACCATAAGAGGGAACGAAGAGCAACTGAAGGATGTTGATGGAGACTATCTACTTTCCAGAGAAAGCAAGTTTGAGTTGGGGTTCTTCAGCCCTGGAAATTCTAGCTACCGGTATGTTGGAATCTGGTATTCTCAGACTAGAGCAACTGAAAAAACAGTGGTGTGGGTTGCAAACAGGAACAATCCCATCAATGATACGTCTGGTGTGCTCACAATCAACAGGTATGGAGAACTGGTCCTCTATGCTTACAATTTGGAAAATGATCCTATATGGTTCACCAATACGTCGCAGTCGGTCAAGAATGTTAACACTAGCACTTTATCAGCACAGCTTTTGGATACAGGAAATTTTGTTGTGTTCCAGGATGATAATAATGATATATTTATATGGCAGAGTTTTGATCATCCTACAGATACTCTACTTCCAGGTATGAAACTTGGGGTGAATTGGAAAACTGGGCTAGAATGGGTTTTAACATCTTGGAAGTCACAAGATGACCCTGGAACTGGGGACTCTACCTTTAGGCTCTATCCAAGCCAGATTGGATTCCCCCAATTTTTTATGTATAAGGGTTTGAGTAAGTATTGGCGAGCTGATCCTGGGCCAACGCCTAATGTGGTCAATAATCAAGAGGAAACTTATAATTTCTTGAATGCCGATGCAATTACAAGAACAATAGTTACTGATTCTGCGGTGAAGCGCCTTACTTGGGATGATGGCAACCTTCAATGGAAGGAAGACTTATCTGCACCAAAGTCCCGGTGTGACTGGTATGGACGGTGTGGTGCCAACAGCAAATGTAGCCCTGACAATGTTAATCAGTTTGAGTGTGAATGCTTACCAGGGTATGAGCCTAAGTCTATTAGTGATTGGAATCAGAAAAATGGGTCAGGTGGATGTGTTAATAATAGGGTTGGTTTGTTCAAGTGTGGAGATGGAGATGGGTTTGTGAAGGTGGAAAGAGTTAAATATCCGGACACATTAATAGCAGCATTGTCAAAATCAGGCATGAGTGCCAAAGAGTGTCGGCATGAGTGCCTAAGAAATTGTTCTTGCACTGCATATTTGAGCACTGAAAATGAAGGGCTTGATGGCTGCTTCACATGGTATGATGACCTGATGGACATTTTAGGGTACACAGAGGTTGGACGAGATCTCTACGTTCGTGTGAATGCAACTGTGTTAG CTGCATATGTAGGAAAATCACAAGGTTTCTTGGAAAGAAAGGGTATGCTGGCTATTCCAATACTGTCTGCTGTGCTAGCGTTG GGAGAGGCGCTTGATGAAACACAGAGACACCCCGAATTACAATTTTTTGATCTTGACACAATAATAGCAGCCACAGACCACTTTTCTCGTATCAATGAACTTGGCCATGGTGGTTTTGGCTCTGTTTATAAG GGTAAGCTACCAAATGAACAAAATGTTGCTGTCAAAAGGTTGTCCAAAACTTCAGGACAAGGGATTGAAGAATTCAAAAATGAAGTTGCACTTATAGCAAGACTTCAACACAGGAACCTCGTGAAACTTTTAGGCTGCT ATCACACAAGACGTTGGGTCTTGGACTGGGAAAGGCGCTTTGAGATCATCAATGGGATTGCTCGTGGAATTCTGTATCTTCACCAAGATTCAAGATTGAGAATCATCCATAGAGATCTGAAACCTAGCAATGTTCTACTAGATGCAGAGATGAACCCAAAAATTTCTGATTTTGGCATGGCTAGAATATTCCATGGGAACCAACTTCAAGACAAAACGAGCCGAATTGTTGGAACATA TGGCTACATGTCACCAGAATACGCAGTATTTGGGAGATTTTCCATGAAATCTGACGTCTTTAGTTTTGGGATCATAATGTTGGAGATTGTAAGTGGCCAGAAAATCAATGGTTCTGGTCTAGAGGATCCTTCCATGAATTTGATAGGACAT GTTTGGGAGCTCTGGAATGAAGGTAGAGCCTTAGATATTGTGGATTCGACATTGAAGTCATATCAGTCTGATGAAGTCATTAGATGCATACAAGTTGCTCTCTTGTGTGTACAAGAAGATTCAAAGGACCGACCTCCCATGTCAGCTGTTGTTTTCATGTTGAGTGGTGAAGCATCTCGTCCATCTCCTAAGCAGCCGGCATTTGTCTACAGAAAATACTCCGATGCTGATGATGATCCATTACTTTCAAACGACTTGACAGTAACTATAATGGAAGCTCGATAA
- the LOC101297412 gene encoding G-type lectin S-receptor-like serine/threonine-protein kinase B120-like, producing the protein MPLVHYQTFQNAEKMFLKALLLFLLFQFSSSRDTIRGNEEQLKDVDGDYLVSRESKFELGFFSPGNSSYRYVGIRYSQTRVSEKTVVWVANRNNPINDTSGVLTINRYSNSRYETWGELENWARMGFNILEVT; encoded by the exons ATGCCATTGGTTCATTACCAGACATTTCAAAATGCAGAGAAAATGTTTCTGAAAGCTCTGCTTCTCTTCCTCCTCTTTCAGTTCAGCAGTTCCAGGGACACCATAAGAGGGAACGAAGAGCAACTGAAGGATGTTGATGGTGACTATTTAGTGTCCAGAGAAAGCAAGTTTGAGTTGGGGTTCTTCAGCCCTGGAAATTCTAGCTACCGGTATGTTGGAATCCGGTATTCTCAGACTAGAGTATCTGAAAAAACAGTGGTGTGGGTTGCAAACAGGAACAATCCCATCAATGATACGTCTGGTGTGCTCACAATCAACAG ATACTCTAATTCCAGGTATGAAACTTGGGGTGAATTGGAAAACTGGGCTAGAATGGGTTTTAACATCTTGGAAGTCACATGA
- the LOC101314069 gene encoding uncharacterized mitochondrial protein AtMg00810-like, with product MPRKLSKMQGCLVQPAPVDTPMEKGLKLSDKSELLKDPDRYRRLIGRLIYLTVSRPDITYSVHVLSRFMHQPRKIHMEAALRVVRYIKNAPGQGLFFSSNSDLRLHSFYDSDWAGCPITRRSTTGYCVFLGPSLYSWKSKRQKTVSLSSAEAEYRAMTGACCELT from the coding sequence ATGCCTAGGAAATTGTCAAAGATGCAGGGTTGCTTGGTGCAGCCAGCCCCTGTTGATACTCCCATGGAGAAAGGGTTGAAATTATCTGATAAAAGTGAGTTGTTAAAGGATCCGGATCGTTATAGAAGGCTTATTGGGAGATTAATATATCTCACTGTTTCTAGACCGGATATCACTTATTCAGTACATGTGCTTAGCAGATTCATGCATCAACCTCGGAAAATTCATATGGAAGCAGCCTTGCGAGTTGTTCGATACATTAAGAATGCGCCTGGTCAAGGTTTATTCTTCTCCTCTAATAGTGATCTTAGATTGCATTCTTTCTATGATTCAGATTGGGCAGGTTGTCCAATCACTCGGAGATCCACCACAGGTTATTGTGTTTTCCTTGGTCCTTCACTGTATTCATGGAAATCAAAAAGGCAGAAGACAGTTTCACTCTCTTCCGCTGAAGCAGAATATCGGGCCATGACCGGTGCTTGTTGTGAGCTTACATGA
- the LOC101313782 gene encoding G-type lectin S-receptor-like serine/threonine-protein kinase RKS1-like, with protein sequence MGDLSFKCPKAQPMLVCTSGWELVWLKQGRRSANAQKMLLKSLLLLLLFQLCTSRDYITWDWNEHQLKDGDLLVSKGNNFELGFFSPRNSSHRYVGIWYSKSKISEQTVVWVANRNDPINDTSGVLTMNRYGNLVIYAHNMANIPIWSTNMSESAVINTYPVSAQLLDTGNLVLTQDGESERYIKWQSFDYPTDTLIPGMKLGVNWKTGLEWFLSSWKSQDDPGTGDYSYRLQWNQTAVPQFFLFKGLTRLWRSDPGPWRSFVTNNDEMYFLQYSDNTSENLRMVVNDSGLLQHLTWNDDDRQWKELWAAPRYRCDLYGQCGAYSKCNPDNINVFECECLPGYEPKYSNNWNQNDGSDGCVSKRVGVSKCGIGDGFVLVARVKAPDTSNVVARLNTSTSAKECKQECLRNCSCTAYMSIDNKEHIDCLTWYGEMLDTVGHTDAGQDLFVRVDEIGLAMISRKSKGFLKRRGMLAILIVSGLLVLVLIAVFGCWWLRKMRKTKDFAVADELGKARKHPDLQFFSFSTIIVATSNFHFENKLGEGGFGSVYKGKLPSGQEIAVKRLSRTSGQGIEEFKNEVVLIERLQHRNLVKLLGCCIKGEERMLVLEYMPNKSLDSFLFDHTKSSLDWEKRFEIINGIARGILYLHQDSRVRIIHRDLKTSNVLLDAEMNPKISDFGMARIFYGDQLQEKTARIAGTYGYMAPEYAVFGRYSAKSDVFSFGIIILEIVSGKKNSGSYQEEHSMSLIGNVWQMWGEDRALEILDSSLQLYKPDEALRCIQVGLLCVQEDPKDRPTMSAAVFMLSGEASLSTPKQPAFVFRKSAGSNASSLTDELCSINDLTVTIVEARD encoded by the exons ATGGGAGACCTCAGCTTCAAGTGTCCGAAGGCACAACCAATGCTTGTTTGCACTAGTGGGTGGGAGCTAGTGTGGCTTAAGCAAGGTCGAAG AAGTGCAAATGCCCAGAAAATGCTACTGAAATCTCTGCTTCTCCTCCTCCTTTTCCAATTGTGCACTTCCAGGGACTACATAACATGGGACTGGAACGAACATCAACTAAAGGATGGGGACCTTTTAGTGTCCAAAGGCAACAACTTTGAATTGGGTTTCTTCAGCCCCAGAAACTCTAGCCACCGCTATGTGGGAATTTGGTATTCAAAGTCTAAGATATCTGAACAAACAGTGGTGTGGGTGGCAAACAGAAACGACCCCATCAATGATACCTCTGGTGTTCTCACAATGAACAGGTATGGAAATCTAGTCATTTATGCTCACAATATGGCGAACATTCCTATATGGTCTACAAATATGTCTGAGTCAGCAGTCATAAACACATATCCCGTATCTGCACAACTTTTAGATACAGGAAACTTAGTTCTGACCCAGGATGGTGAAAGTGAAAGATATATTAAATGGCAGAGTTTTGATTACCCTACAGATACTCTGATCCCTGGTATGAAACTTGGGGTGAATTGGAAAACTGGTTTAGAGTGGTTTTTATCATCTTGGAAGTCACAAGATGACCCTGGAACTGGGGACTATAGCTATAGGCTTCAGTGGAATCAGACTGCTGTGCCACAATTTTTTCTGTTTAAGGGTTTAACTAGGCTTTGGAGAAGTGATCCTGGGCCGTGGCGCAGTTTTGTTACTAATAATGATGAGATGTATTTCCTTCAATATAGTGATAACACCTCTGAAAACCTTAGAATGGTGGTGAATGATTCCGGGTTATTGCAGCATTTGACATGGAATGATGATGACCGTCAATGGAAGGAACTATGGGCTGCACCGAGATACCGGTGTGACTTGTATGGACAGTGTGGTGCCTATAGTAAATGTAACCCTGACAATATTAATGTGTTTGAGTGTGAGTGTTTACCAGGGTATGAGCCTAAATATTCAAATAACTGGAATCAGAATGATGGGTCAGATGGGTGTGTGAGTAAGCGAGTTGGAGTGTCCAAATGTGGAATTGGAGATGGGTTTGTGCTGGTTGCAAGGGTGAAGGCTCCAGACACATCAAATGTAGTAGCGCGACTGAATACTAGTACAAGTGCCAAAGAGTGCAAGCAGGAGTGTTTGAGAAATTGTTCTTGCACAGCATATATGAGCATTGATAATAAAGAGCACATTGATTGCTTGACATGGTATGGTGAGATGCTAGATACAGTTGGGCACACAGATGCAGGACAAGATCTATTTGTTCGTGTGGATGAAATCGGGTTAG CCATGATTTCCAGAAAATCAAAAGGTTTTCTGAAAAGGAGGGGCATGCTTGCTATTCTGATAGTGTCTGGTCTGCTGGTGCTGGTACTAATCGCTGTGTTTGGCTGTTGGTGGCTTAGGAAAATGAGGAAGACAAAAG ACTTTGCAGTGGCGGATGAACTAGGAAAAGCTAGGAAACACCCTGATCTGCAATTTTTCTCTTTCAGCACAATAATTGTAGCCACGTCTAACTTCCATTTTGAAAATAAGCTTGGGGAAGGAGGTTTTGGCTCGGTTTATAAG GGTAAGTTACCAAGTGGCCAGGAGATTGCTGTAAAAAGATTGTCCAGAACTTCAGGGCAAGGGATTGAAGAATTCAAAAATGAAGTTGTGCTTATAGAAAGACTCCAACACAGGAACCTTGTGAAACTCTTAGGCTGTTGTATAAAGGGAGAAGAAAGGATGTTAGTGCTAGAATACATGCCTAACAAAAGCTTGGACTCCTTTCTTTTTG ATCACACAAAAAGCTCCTTGGATTGGGAAAAGCGCTTTGAAATCATCAATGGCATTGCTCGCGGTATTCTTTATCTTCACCAGGACTCAAGAGTTAGGATTATACATAGGGATCTGAAAACCAGCAATGTTCTTCTAGATGCTGAGATGAATCCAAAAATTTCAGACTTTGGGATGGCAAGAATTTTTTATGGGGACCAATTGCAGGAAAAGACAGCCAGAATTGCTGGAACATA TGGATATATGGCACCAGAATATGCAGTTTTTGGAAGATATTCAGCAAAATCGGATGTCTTTAGCTTTGGGATCATAATATTGGAGATCGTAAGTGGAAAAAAGAACTCTGGTTCTTATCAGGAGGAGCATTCCATGAGCTTGATAGGAAAT GTTTGGCAGATGTGGGGTGAAGACAGAGCCTTGGAAATACTGGATTCATCACTACAGTTATATAAACCAGATGAAGCCTTGAGATGCATTCAAGTTGGGCTCTTATGTGTGCAAGAAGATCCAAAGGACCGACCTACCATGTCAGCTGCTGTTTTCATGTTGAGTGGTGAAGCATCTCTTTCAACTCCTAAGCAGCCTGCATTTGTTTTTAGGAAAAGTGCAGGTAGTAATGCTTCATCCCTTACGGATGAATTATGTTCAATTAACGACTTAACAGTGACCATTGTGGAAGCTCGAGATTAA